DNA from Asanoa sp. WMMD1127:
GGGCCTGGCGCAGCGGCTTTGTGTGGTGGTAGACGCCGAAGCCCCAGCCGATGATCGGCCACAGTGGCCATGGATACCAGGCGCCCGTGGCCACTCCGACCGCCAGCCAGATGAAAATCATCAGGCCGCTGCCGGCGAGGTAGGCCGCCAGATGTTTGCGGGCCGATGCCTGCTGGGCGACCACCTTTTCGGCCCGGCGGCGGGACCTTTCCCAGCTGCGCACCCACTCCGGCGGAATCTCGGCGGCGACCCGGTCGAGATCCGCCCGGGTGACCGCGCCGTAGGCCGCCGCTACGCGTCCGTCGAACTCTTCGGCCGTGAGGTAGCCGGCGCCGGTGGCATCCGCCAGCATCCGCGCGGCCGTCTCGCGCTCGGCGTGCGACACACGCTCATGAGGTTTCGTCATCTCTGGGCCCCCCTCTTCCCACCTTCCATCTTCAAGGCTAGTCTTGTCACCGTCAAGATATCTAGCCAGCGTCAAGATTAGGTGTCATCATGGCCCTCACCGCACAATCTCTGGGCATCGCCGGCGCACTCCTGTTGACGATCGTGACCATCGAGACCGGCGGTTACTACCTGACGCGGGTGGCTCGCGGTGCGGTCGCGCTCACCGATTTCCAGAAGTCCTTCGCCCGCGCCGGGCACGCCCACGCCGGCGTCTTCGTGATCCTCAGCCTCGTCGCCCTGCCGTACGCGGACGCGGCCGGCGCACACGGCTTCTGGGGCTGGTTGGCCCGCACCGCCATCCCGATCGCGGCGATCCTCATGCCCGCGGGCTTCTTCTTCTCTTCGATGGGCGCCGGCCGCACCAAGCCCAACGCCCTGATCGTCCTGCTCTGGGCCGGCGCGCTCTTCCTCGCCACGGGCGTGCTGACGCTCGGCATCCTCGTCCTCCAAGCCGCGGCCTCAACGGGCTGAGCGCACAAGAACGGCCCCCGGTCCACACTGGACCGGGGGCCGTTCAGGAGGGAAGAGAAGCTACACGTTGCTGATCCGCAGCAGCTCGCCGCGGCCCGCCGAAGTGGAGCGGTTGGTCACCCAGAGGGAACCGTCGCCGGCGACCGCGAGCCCACCCGGCGCCGTGAGCCGACCGGGTACGAGCTCGACGTGCTGACCGCGCCGGTTGACCCGGATCAGCGCGCCGGTCTGGTCGCCGGTCGCCAGGCCGTCCCGCGAGATCTGCAACACCAGCAGCCGGCCCTGGCGGTCGAACGCCAGGTCGACGATGTTGGTGAAGCCCCGCGCGAAGACCGTGGGCCGCTGGCCGGGCACCACCCGGTAGACGTTGGCGCCGCCGGCCGGGAACGGGAAGCCGGTCAGCTGTCCGACGTAGAAGGCGCCGTCCGGACCGCGTACCACCGAGGTGGGCACTGCCTGCATGGACACCGGGTCGCCGTTGGGCGACCGGGCCGGCCGGTTGGGGAAGACCGCGGCCGTGGAGACCTGGCCGCGCCGGTCGATGTTCAGCAGGGTGTTGCCACCGGCGTCGACGGCCACCGCGCCACCGCGGGTGCCGAGGATGCTGTACGGGTTGGAGTCGACGCCCTGCCGGTCCGGGTCACGCCGGCCCTCGAACGCCGCCGGGTCGCCGAACGAACGCACGCTGCGCCCGTTGCGGTCGGACCGGGCGAGCACCGTCTGGCCGAGCAGCAGCCCCGCGATCCCGAGCTGGAAACGGCTCTGCGGGGTGCCGCCGAGACCGAGCGCGACCGCGTACTCGTTGCCGCCGTAGGGGGACACGTCGTGCGGGCCGACCGCCTGCGCACCGTCGCGGCCCGCGAGCGAGGGAAGACCGCCCACGATCCGCTGTTGCGTCCAGCCGCGCCTGCCCTGCGTCACCGAAGTCAGCGCGCCGGTCAGCCCGAGGCAGACCCGACCGCCCTCGGGGTTCTCGAGGCACTTGTCACTCCGGCCACCGCGGCCCGCCTCCGCCAGCACGACGGCGCCGTTGTAGCCGATCGTCACGCCGCGGGGGTTGTCGAGGCCACGGGCCACGGTTACGACCCACGGCCGGTTGTTCATCGGTGCGGCGTTGGCCACCGCCGGTGCGAGCATGGTGACCGCGAGCGCCCCGACGACAGCCGCAGCGAAGCGATGAAGTCTCATAAAACCCCCGTATGGTTACAAAGGACGCAGATATGCTGGCACGAAAGATCGCGTTCGCAGGGCTGCCCCGCCGGACGTCACCCGTGCGGGTCTGTGATCGTTGACCGATGACCGTCCGCATCGAACGTTCCGGCGCCGTCACCACCGTGCTGGTCGACCGGCCCGCGCAGCGCAACGCCGTCGACGGGCCGACCGCCGCCGCCCTGGCCGACGCGTTCCGGGCGTTCGACGCCGACGACGAGGCCGCGGTCGCGATCCTCACCGGCGCGGGCGACACGTTCTGCTCCGGCGCCGACCTGCACGCGATCGGCACCGACCGCGGCAACCGGGTGGCGCCCGACGGCGACGGCCCGATGGGCCCGACCCGCATGGCACTGTCCAAACCGGTCATAGCCGCGATCGAGGGGTACGCCGTCGCCGGCGGCCTGGAGCTCGCCCTCTGGTGCGACCTGCGCGTCGCGGCCGAGAACGCGGTGCTCGGCGTCTTCTGTCGGCGGTGGGGCGTCCCCCTGATCGACGGCGGCACGGTGCGACTGCCGCGCCTGATCGGCGAGAGCCGCGCCCTCGACCTCATCCTCACCGGCCGCCCGGTCGGGGCGCCGGAGGCGCAGCAGATGGGCCTGGTCAACCGGCTCGCCCCGCCCGGCGGTGCGCTGGCCGCCGCCCGCGCGCTCGCGGAGGACCTGGCCAGGCTCCCGCAGGCGTGCCTGCGCAACGACCGCCGGGCGGTCCACGCCGGCACGATGCAAGCCGAGTTCGCCTTGGGCCTCGAGTCCCTGGCGGCCGGCGCCGCCGAAGGCGCCGCCCGCTTCACCCGCGGCGAGGGCCGCCACGGCACGCCCATAAGCGACCGTTAGGCCTCGAGTCTCCCGGCGGCCGAAGGCGCCGAAGGTGCCGCCCGCTTCACCGCGGCGAGGGCCGCCACGGCATTCGCAGGCGACCGCTATGCCTCAAGTCTTTGGCGGCCGGCGCCGCCGAAGGCGCGGCCCGCTTCACCCACGCCGAGGGCCGCTACGGCACGACCGCCGGCGGCTGTTAGGCCGCGACTCCCCGGCCGCCAGCGCCGCCGAAGGCGCCGCCCGCTTCACCGCGGCGAGGGCCGCTACGGCACGACCGCCGGCGGCCGTTAGGCCGCGACTCCCCGGCCGCCAGCGCCGCCGAAGGCGCCGCCCGCTTCCCCGCGGCGAGGGCCGCCACGGCACGCCCGCGAGCGGCCGGCAGGAAGGCCGCCTTCCTATGCGAGAAGCGATAAGAAGGGGCCCTTCCTTACACCGGGGCGTGTTCGGTGAGGAAGTCGAAGAAGGCCGCGCGCAGTTTCGGGTCGCCGCCCTCGATGACGAGCGGCACTCCGTGGATCGCGCCCGGTGTGACGACCGCCGTCGCGTCCCCGCAGGCCGCGGCCAGTTCCCGGGCGGAGTCGCCGAAGATGCCGTCGTCCTCGTGGGCCAGGAACAGCGCCGGCACGCCGACTGACGGCGCCGACTGTTGAGCACTGACGCCGCCGTAGGCCAGTGGCGCCGACACCGACACCACGCCCGCCACCGGTGGCGTGATCTTCGCGGCCGCCGCGAGCGAGAATGTGCCGCCCATCGACGCGCCGACCAGCACCACCGAGGTCGCGCCGGCGGACCGCACCACCGCGGCGGCCGCGGCCACGTCCTCGTCGAAGCCCGCCTCGCTGCTCTCCGACGCCCCGTGCCCGTGGAAGTCGAACGCCAGGACCCGGTAGCCGCGACCGATCAGCTCGTTGAAGCCCAGGATCCACTGGCACAGGTCGGCCTCGGCCTGATGGGCCAGCACGATCCCCACCGAGCCCGAGCCACCGATCAGCCCGGCCAGGTTGGTCGCGCCACCGACACCGAACCGCACCGGCGTGGCACCGACCCCCGACGCCATGCCAGGGCACGAGCCACCCGGCACCAGCGCGCTAGCACCAGGCGCCGGCGCCGGCGCCGCGGCGCCCCCGCCGCACCCGGCCATGAACAGCGCGGCCACCACAACGGCCGCCATCCCCCGTCGCATGCGAAGACCTCCAAAGGGGAGTGCCCCGGGGACTCGGCGTTGCCCCCGGGGCACTCGGTCTCGAAGAACCGAACAGAATTAGTTGATGATCAACTGGAACGTGGACGTCGTGTTCTTGATGTCCTGGAAGTTGTTGCTGAACCGGAGGTTGTTGAACGTCGCCGAACCCACCGCCGGACCCTGCCCAGGTTCGGGCATCTCGTTGACCCAGATGCCGAAGCCGGACTTGGCGTCGAACGCGTCGCCGCTCTTCTGCGCACCCGAGATCGAGATGTTCGTGAAGACGGTGTCCTGCACCGGGTTCTCCGGCGTGGAACCGTTGTACTTCGTCTGGAACATGATCCCGGAGTACGTCGGATCGACGATGTCCACGTTGGATATCCGGATCGCTCTGAACTCCTTCGACGCCGAGAAGATCCAGATCGCTCCGAAGGTCTGGTTGCCCCAGAAATGGCCACCGGACCGGACCAGCGAGATGTTGTCGAACGTGGTGATCCCTGGCCCGAACCCGACGAACGGGTAACCGAAGTCCAGCGAGCTGATCGTCAGGCCCGAGTAGGTGAGCTGGTCGGCGATGTAGAGGTTGCGGAAGGTGTTGTTCTGCCCGCCGTACACCGCCACGCCGGCCGCTCGCCAGGTGACCGTCGCGGTCAGGTTCTCGAACACGTTGCCTGTGTTCGCTCCGCCGCCCGCGTCGGTGGCCGAGAAGAGCGCGAACGCGTCGTCGCCGTTGCCCCGGCCCTCGTTGTTGGAGATCAGGTTGTTGGTGCTGCCGTTGGTCATGTTGACCGCGTCGGCGAACGTGTTGCGGAAGCGGCTGTTGGTGATCTTCAGACCGCTCACGCTCACGCCCCAGTAGGCGCAGATCGTGTGCTCGACCCAGACGTTGTCGATCGTCATGTTGTCGACGTTCTGCAGCTCACCCCAGACCTTGCCCGGCCCGTCCTGGCGGGACGTGTAGTTGCCGAAGAACGCGAGGTGCTCGAACGACGACCCGCTGGCCGACGCCTGCACGTCGAAGCCCGCGTTGGTGTCCTGCTGGGTCTGCGGTGTCTGGAACCGGGTGTACCAGATGCCGGCGCCGACCACCTTGATCGGCCGGAGGTAGATCTGGAACTTGTTCTGCGTCTCGTAGGTGCCCGCCGGCAGGTAGACACCGAGCGAGTTGGCGTCCTGCCGGGCCGCGTCGAACGCCGCCTGGACCTCCTGCTGGCTGGTGCCGGTGGGCACCTTGTAGCGGGCCGGGTCCGGGTTGGCCCGCGGCGCCACCTGCTCCAGGTTGACGAAGTCGACGGTCGCCTCGGTGCCGGTGTCCTTCTGCAGCCGGATCGTGGCGCCGGCCGGGATCGACGAGTTCAACATGATGTTGGCCTCGTCGTAGATGTGCCGCGGCCCGCCGGAGCCGGGCGAGTTGTTGGGGCTCGCCTCCGCGCCGTAGAGCCAGGCGTACCGCGAGTTCAGCGGGATCGCCTTGTGCAGCGTGCCGTTGACGTAGATGTTCAGCGACGAGGACTGCCCGCCGCCGCCCGCGGCGTCCGGGATGGAGAACCGGACCACGAGGGTGTTGGTCGGGTTGCGGGTCGTCCACTGCACCCACGAGCCGTTGGACGGCAGCCGCACGGCCCGCCGGCCGGACGCCTCGCCGGCGAGGTCGCCGATGGTGCGGTTCGGCGCCAGCGACTGCGCGCCGCCGCCGATCGTGCCGTCCTCGGCCTCGTACATGTCGTAGGGCAGGTTGGCGCCACGACCCGAGAAGAACGGCCGGTCGCTGGTGTTGTTGGCCCGCTTGACCGGCAGCTCGTTGGCGTCGTCGGCCAGCACGACCCGCACCGTGTAGCGACCGTTGGCCGCCGTCCACGTGCCCAGGTTGACCGCGGGCGCCGTGGCGCCGGCCGCGATCGCGCCGCTGTAGGAACCGGTCAGCGTGCGCACCACGGACCCGGACTCGTTGAGCACCGTGAGCGTGATGCCGTGCGCGCCGCCGGCCGAGGCGATCGTGCCCTGGTTGCGGATCGCCACCGAGAACGTGACGGTCTGCCCGGCCGACGGGTTGTTCGGCGACCAGCTCACCGAGCCGGCGACCAGGTCGGAGCTCTGCACCTGGCCGACGACCAGGTTGCCACCGGTGAAGGTGTTGTTGGCGTCGCTCTGCTCGATCACCGTGTTGCTCTCGTCGACCTTGGCGACCAGCTGGTACGTGCCGGCGTCCCGCGGCCCGATGTTGGCGCTGACGGTGGTCTGGCCGCCGGCGGCGAGCGCACCGACGTTGGCCGTGGCGACCTTGGTCGTACCCAGGTAGAGCCCGACGGTGGTGGCGCCCGAGCCGGCGTTGCCGATGTTGCGGACCGTGGCCGACAGCGTGACCGCGTCGGTCTCGATCGGGTTGGCCGGCGACGACGTGATAGCGCTGACGGTCAGGTCCGGGTTGGGCGCCGGCGTGCCGATCACCTGGAACTCGGAGACCTGGCCGTTGGACGAGCCGCTGTTGGCCGTGAACGTCAGCCGCACGTCCGCGACGGAACCGCTGACCGGGATCGTCACCGTGTTGCCGCCCGACGAGTTGCTGAAGCTGTACGTGGCCGAGCCCACCAGGGTGGTGAAGCTCGACGAGCTCTGCTCCCGACCGGAGATCGAGAACGTCTGCGTACGCGGACCCCATGCGCTGTCCGGTGGCAACTTGACCACCACGGAGCTGACGCTGGCGTTGGCGCCCAACGACACGGTCAGCGTGCTCGGGTACGCGCCCGGCGCGCCCTCCCAGTAGGTGGTGGCGTTGTCGTCGTTGGCGTTGGCGGCGACGAACGTGTGGACGGTCGACGAGCCGGTGATCGGCTTGCCGACGGCGAGGTTGGTGCCGCCGGGGCCGCCGCTGCCGGCGCGGGTGACCGTGTTGCTGTTGCCGGAGACGTTGCCGGCCGCGTCCTTGGCCCGCACGTAGTACGACACCGTCGCCGTCGACGGCTGCGTGTCGGTGTAGGTCAGCACGTTGCCGGCCACGCTGCCCCGCACGGCGCCGTTGGCGTAGACGTCGTAACCGGTGACGCCGACGTTGTCGGTCGAGGCCGTCCAGGTCAGCCGGATCTGGTTGCTGCCGGGCTCGGTGTAGGCCAGCCCGCCGGGCGCCGACGGCGCCTGGGTGTCGGTCGAGGTGCCCTGCCGGGTGACGGTGTTGCTGTTGCCCGACTGGTTGCCGGCCGCGTCCTTGGCCCGCACGTAGTAGGACACCGTCGCGCTGGTCGGCTGCGTGTCGGTGTAGGTGGTCACGTTGCCGACGCTGGTGCGCAACTGGCCGTTGGCGTAGATGTCGTAGCCCGTCACGCCGACGTTGTCGGTCGAGGCGGTCCAGGTCAGCCGGATCTGGCCCGACACCGGCTGGGTGAACGCGAGGTTCGTCGGCGCGCTCGGCGCCTGCGTGTCACCGCCGGAGGGGCCGTAGACCTCGAACTCCGAGATCTGGCCGGCCGGCCAGGCGGTGTTCGCGGTGATGTTCAGCCGCACGTACCGCGTCGTGGCCTGGTTGAAGGTGATCGACACGGTGTTGCCGCTGGCCGGGTCGAACGTGCGGCCGGCCGAGGGCGACAGGTCGTTGAACGTCGAGCCGTTGGTGCTGCCCTGCACGGCCAGCGTCTGGGTACGCGTGCCCCAGCCCGAGGTCGGCAGCTTCAGCACGACCCGGTTGACCGCCACGGCCGCGCCGAGGTCGACCTGCAGGTGCTCCGGGAACGAGTTGTTGGTGCTCTCCCAGTAGGTGCCCTGGTTGCCGTCGACCGCGTTGCCCGAGCCGTAGACGTCGGAGTGGCCGCTCTCGCTGGTCGCCTTGCCGAGCGCGAGGTTGGCGGACGACGTCGCGGCGCCGTACACCTCGAGCTCGGAGATCTGCGCCGCGCCCCAGCCGGTGTTGGCCGTGATGTTGACCCGCACGTAGCGGGTGCTCGTCGCGCCGAAGTTGATGGTGACGGTGTTGTTGTTGCTGGGCGAGAACGTCTGCCCGGCCGACGACGTGATGGCCGAGAAGCTGGTCCCGTTGGTGCTGCCCTGGATCGACAGCGTCTCGGTGCGCTGCCCCCAACCGTCGGGCAGCTTGAGCACGACCTGGTCGATGCTGACCGCGCTGCCCAGGTCGACCTGACCCCACTGGGGCAGGGCGCCGGAGCTCTCCCAGTAGCTGCCCTTGTTGCCGTCGGTCAGGTTGCCGGCGACGAAGCCGCCGTTGGTGCTGCTGGCCGAGGCGGGCTTGCCGGCGGCCAGGTTGGGGCCGCCGGCCGCGGCGGCCGGGGTGCTGGACACGGCCGCGACGGCGGTGCCCACGAGCAGGGTCGAGATGGCGCCGGCGATCAGCCGTCTGGCACGTCTGTGCGGGGATGGGGTCATGACGGGGGTTGCACCTCTTCCGTGAGGGGATTCCGTGGAGTCGGAAGGGATGATCAGGAGGCGTAGACCTCGAACTCCGCGAGCTGGCCGGCGGGCCAGCCCGTGTTACCGGTGAACGTCAGCCGGACGTGGCGTTGCGACGTCGCCGGGAACGTGATGGTGGCGGTGTTGCCGCTGGCCGGGTTGAAGGTGCGGCCGGCGGCGCCGGACAGGGTGGTGAACGACGATCCGGTGGTGGAGCCGAGCACCGCGACCGTCTGCGTACGCGTCGCCCAGGCGGCCGCGGGCGGCAGCTTGAGCACCACCCGCGAGATCGACTGCGCGCTGCCCAGGTCGACGGTCACCGACTGCGGGAACGCGTTGTTGGCGCTCTCCCAGTAGGTGTTGGCGTTGCCGTCGACCGCGTTGGCCGCTCCGTAGACCTGGGAGTGGCTGGTCTCGGTGATCGGCCGGCCCGCGGCCAGGTTGGTCACCGGCGGCGGTGTGGTGCCACCGCTGCCGTAGACCTCCAGCTCGGAGAGCTGGGCCGCCGGCCAGACGTTGTTGCTGGCGAAGGTGAGCCGGACGTACCGACGGCTGCCGGATGGCAGGTTCACCGTCACCGACGAGCCTTGGTTGAACGTGTAGTTGGCGGCGCCGAGGATCGACGAGTACGACCCGCCGTCGGTGGAGCCGAGGACCGCGATGTTCTG
Protein-coding regions in this window:
- a CDS encoding DUF1707 domain-containing protein, which codes for MTKPHERVSHAERETAARMLADATGAGYLTAEEFDGRVAAAYGAVTRADLDRVAAEIPPEWVRSWERSRRRAEKVVAQQASARKHLAAYLAGSGLMIFIWLAVGVATGAWYPWPLWPIIGWGFGVYHHTKPLRQARQLRNEGGLPPALGRGVF
- a CDS encoding ScyD/ScyE family protein; translated protein: MRLHRFAAAVVGALAVTMLAPAVANAAPMNNRPWVVTVARGLDNPRGVTIGYNGAVVLAEAGRGGRSDKCLENPEGGRVCLGLTGALTSVTQGRRGWTQQRIVGGLPSLAGRDGAQAVGPHDVSPYGGNEYAVALGLGGTPQSRFQLGIAGLLLGQTVLARSDRNGRSVRSFGDPAAFEGRRDPDRQGVDSNPYSILGTRGGAVAVDAGGNTLLNIDRRGQVSTAAVFPNRPARSPNGDPVSMQAVPTSVVRGPDGAFYVGQLTGFPFPAGGANVYRVVPGQRPTVFARGFTNIVDLAFDRQGRLLVLQISRDGLATGDQTGALIRVNRRGQHVELVPGRLTAPGGLAVAGDGSLWVTNRSTSAGRGELLRISNV
- a CDS encoding crotonase/enoyl-CoA hydratase family protein; the encoded protein is MTVRIERSGAVTTVLVDRPAQRNAVDGPTAAALADAFRAFDADDEAAVAILTGAGDTFCSGADLHAIGTDRGNRVAPDGDGPMGPTRMALSKPVIAAIEGYAVAGGLELALWCDLRVAAENAVLGVFCRRWGVPLIDGGTVRLPRLIGESRALDLILTGRPVGAPEAQQMGLVNRLAPPGGALAAARALAEDLARLPQACLRNDRRAVHAGTMQAEFALGLESLAAGAAEGAARFTRGEGRHGTPISDR
- a CDS encoding alpha/beta hydrolase gives rise to the protein MRRGMAAVVVAALFMAGCGGGAAAPAPAPGASALVPGGSCPGMASGVGATPVRFGVGGATNLAGLIGGSGSVGIVLAHQAEADLCQWILGFNELIGRGYRVLAFDFHGHGASESSEAGFDEDVAAAAAVVRSAGATSVVLVGASMGGTFSLAAAAKITPPVAGVVSVSAPLAYGGVSAQQSAPSVGVPALFLAHEDDGIFGDSARELAAACGDATAVVTPGAIHGVPLVIEGGDPKLRAAFFDFLTEHAPV
- a CDS encoding discoidin domain-containing protein, translating into MTPSPHRRARRLIAGAISTLLVGTAVAAVSSTPAAAAGGPNLAAGKPASASSTNGGFVAGNLTDGNKGSYWESSGALPQWGQVDLGSAVSIDQVVLKLPDGWGQRTETLSIQGSTNGTSFSAITSSAGQTFSPSNNNTVTINFGATSTRYVRVNITANTGWGAAQISELEVYGAATSSANLALGKATSESGHSDVYGSGNAVDGNQGTYWESTNNSFPEHLQVDLGAAVAVNRVVLKLPTSGWGTRTQTLAVQGSTNGSTFNDLSPSAGRTFDPASGNTVSITFNQATTRYVRLNITANTAWPAGQISEFEVYGPSGGDTQAPSAPTNLAFTQPVSGQIRLTWTASTDNVGVTGYDIYANGQLRTSVGNVTTYTDTQPTSATVSYYVRAKDAAGNQSGNSNTVTRQGTSTDTQAPSAPGGLAYTEPGSNQIRLTWTASTDNVGVTGYDVYANGAVRGSVAGNVLTYTDTQPSTATVSYYVRAKDAAGNVSGNSNTVTRAGSGGPGGTNLAVGKPITGSSTVHTFVAANANDDNATTYWEGAPGAYPSTLTVSLGANASVSSVVVKLPPDSAWGPRTQTFSISGREQSSSSFTTLVGSATYSFSNSSGGNTVTIPVSGSVADVRLTFTANSGSSNGQVSEFQVIGTPAPNPDLTVSAITSSPANPIETDAVTLSATVRNIGNAGSGATTVGLYLGTTKVATANVGALAAGGQTTVSANIGPRDAGTYQLVAKVDESNTVIEQSDANNTFTGGNLVVGQVQSSDLVAGSVSWSPNNPSAGQTVTFSVAIRNQGTIASAGGAHGITLTVLNESGSVVRTLTGSYSGAIAAGATAPAVNLGTWTAANGRYTVRVVLADDANELPVKRANNTSDRPFFSGRGANLPYDMYEAEDGTIGGGAQSLAPNRTIGDLAGEASGRRAVRLPSNGSWVQWTTRNPTNTLVVRFSIPDAAGGGGQSSSLNIYVNGTLHKAIPLNSRYAWLYGAEASPNNSPGSGGPRHIYDEANIMLNSSIPAGATIRLQKDTGTEATVDFVNLEQVAPRANPDPARYKVPTGTSQQEVQAAFDAARQDANSLGVYLPAGTYETQNKFQIYLRPIKVVGAGIWYTRFQTPQTQQDTNAGFDVQASASGSSFEHLAFFGNYTSRQDGPGKVWGELQNVDNMTIDNVWVEHTICAYWGVSVSGLKITNSRFRNTFADAVNMTNGSTNNLISNNEGRGNGDDAFALFSATDAGGGANTGNVFENLTATVTWRAAGVAVYGGQNNTFRNLYIADQLTYSGLTISSLDFGYPFVGFGPGITTFDNISLVRSGGHFWGNQTFGAIWIFSASKEFRAIRISNVDIVDPTYSGIMFQTKYNGSTPENPVQDTVFTNISISGAQKSGDAFDAKSGFGIWVNEMPEPGQGPAVGSATFNNLRFSNNFQDIKNTTSTFQLIIN